A genomic region of uncultured Methanobrevibacter sp. contains the following coding sequences:
- the pstB gene encoding phosphate ABC transporter ATP-binding protein PstB: MKLEVRNLNTFFEDTQILKNVNMDVPKNSVTALIGPSGCGKSTFIRTINRMNDLIPTFSHDGNIFLDGVDVYDDSVDVVDLRKKVGMVFQKPNPFPKSIFDNVAYGLRIHGEEDEDYIAQVVEKSLKSAAIWDEVKDKLDKSAMGLSGGQQQRLCIARTIAVSPEVILMDEPCSALDPISTLKIENLIHELKEKYTIVMVTHNMQQATRVSKYTSFFLNGEIIESGLTDQIFVNPKEEKTEEYITGRFG, encoded by the coding sequence AATACATTCTTTGAGGATACTCAAATTTTAAAAAATGTAAATATGGATGTTCCAAAGAATTCAGTTACTGCACTTATTGGACCGTCTGGATGCGGTAAATCTACATTTATCAGAACAATTAATCGTATGAATGATTTGATTCCTACATTTAGCCATGATGGAAATATCTTTTTAGATGGTGTAGATGTTTATGATGATTCTGTAGATGTTGTTGATTTAAGAAAAAAAGTAGGTATGGTTTTTCAAAAGCCGAATCCATTTCCAAAATCTATATTTGATAATGTTGCATATGGATTAAGAATTCATGGTGAAGAAGATGAAGATTATATTGCGCAAGTAGTTGAAAAAAGTTTAAAATCAGCAGCTATTTGGGATGAAGTTAAAGATAAATTAGACAAGTCTGCTATGGGTTTATCTGGAGGTCAACAACAAAGATTGTGTATTGCCCGTACAATCGCAGTTAGTCCGGAAGTAATATTGATGGATGAACCTTGTTCTGCATTAGATCCAATTTCCACATTAAAAATTGAGAATTTAATTCATGAACTTAAGGAAAAATACACTATTGTCATGGTTACACATAATATGCAACAAGCTACGAGAGTATCTAAATATACTTCTTTCTTCTTAAATGGAGAAATAATTGAAAGTGGATTAACTGATCAAATATTTGTAAATCCAAAAGAAGAAAAAACAGAAGAATATATTACTGGAAGATTTGGTTAA